One window of Arthrobacter oryzae genomic DNA carries:
- the nirB gene encoding nitrite reductase large subunit NirB, producing MPGPVSLTKGRRPPGKPDTRRRLVVIGNGMAGARAVEEILARGGAEQFTITMFGDEPYGNYNRIMLSHVLSGEESDADIFLNSLHWYQDNNITLHAGVRVERIDRFTKYVFANNGHVVPYDVLIIATGSQSFMPPMDGLYTPSGSIKPGVFTFRTIDDTRNMVEHAQYEDHYRAVVIGGGLLGLEAARGLQSHGIEVDVVHSGAHLMNAQMGPDGGAILRRSVEALGIRVHTGSRTTAVLGADRVTGVRLRDRPDIACDMVVVAAGIRPNVDLAVLSGLHVERATVVDDQLRVVDEDSIYAVGECVQHRGEVYGLVAPLWEQAAVLADHVTGADTTAAYLGSRTATKLKVAGVEVASMGLTGPERETDEHIVFSEPSRGVFKSIVIRDNKMVGATLLGDSRKVAYLTQAFDKGLPLPEERISLMFDLGGPAEEQGVAELSDDAQVCNCNGVSKKSLVDVVRGGCNTVAGAMDATRAGKGCGSCKLLVKQVVEWAADGSVEEDPAASYYVPGIPLDKASLMAAIRKQGLRSVSAVFAALAPGSAEDAKSKMGLASLMKMMLADQYIDERDARFINDRVHANIQRDGTFSVVPQMKGGVTSVQQLRRIADVAEKHNIPLIKLTGGQRIDLLGVPKEDLPQVWADLDMPSGYAYGKSFRTVKTCVGKDFCRYGTGDSTKLGIEIESQFQGIEAPAKLKLAVSGCPRNCAESLVKDVGVVAVEGGRWEIYVGGAAGAHIRKGDLLASVDDPEKVKVLTGRFMQYYRENANWLERTYSFVPRVGIDHIRAVVVDDAQGLAAGLDAAMQASVDSYVDPWTERDDPLTPGQFRTSLPLTVLPQVPVR from the coding sequence ATGCCCGGGCCTGTCTCCCTCACGAAAGGCAGGCGGCCGCCGGGAAAGCCGGACACCCGCCGTCGGCTGGTGGTGATTGGCAACGGCATGGCCGGTGCCCGTGCCGTGGAAGAGATCCTGGCCCGCGGCGGCGCCGAGCAGTTCACCATCACGATGTTCGGCGACGAGCCGTACGGCAACTACAACAGGATCATGCTCAGCCACGTCCTCTCCGGGGAGGAAAGCGACGCGGACATCTTCCTGAACTCCCTGCACTGGTACCAGGACAACAACATCACGCTGCACGCCGGCGTCCGGGTGGAGCGGATCGACCGCTTCACCAAATACGTCTTCGCCAACAACGGCCATGTGGTCCCGTACGACGTCCTGATCATCGCCACCGGCAGCCAGTCGTTCATGCCTCCGATGGACGGCCTCTACACCCCCAGCGGCTCGATCAAACCCGGCGTCTTCACGTTCCGCACCATCGACGACACCCGCAACATGGTGGAGCACGCGCAGTACGAAGATCACTACAGGGCCGTGGTGATCGGCGGCGGCCTGCTGGGACTGGAAGCGGCGCGGGGTCTCCAAAGCCATGGCATCGAGGTGGACGTAGTCCACTCCGGCGCGCACCTCATGAACGCCCAGATGGGGCCTGACGGCGGAGCCATCCTGCGCCGGAGCGTCGAGGCCCTGGGCATCCGGGTGCACACCGGCAGCCGCACCACCGCGGTCCTGGGAGCGGACAGGGTCACCGGGGTCCGGCTGCGGGACCGGCCTGACATCGCCTGCGACATGGTGGTGGTGGCCGCAGGAATCCGCCCCAACGTGGACCTCGCCGTGCTGAGCGGCCTGCACGTGGAGCGGGCCACTGTGGTGGATGACCAGCTGCGCGTGGTGGACGAGGACAGCATCTATGCCGTAGGCGAATGCGTCCAGCACCGCGGCGAGGTCTATGGACTGGTGGCACCGCTCTGGGAACAGGCCGCGGTGCTCGCCGACCACGTCACCGGCGCGGACACCACCGCGGCATACCTGGGTTCCCGGACCGCCACCAAACTCAAGGTTGCCGGCGTCGAAGTCGCGTCCATGGGCCTGACGGGCCCGGAGCGGGAGACGGACGAACACATCGTGTTCTCCGAACCCAGCCGCGGCGTGTTCAAGTCCATCGTCATCCGCGACAACAAAATGGTGGGAGCCACCCTCCTCGGTGACAGCCGCAAGGTGGCCTACCTGACCCAGGCCTTCGACAAGGGCCTCCCGCTGCCGGAGGAGCGGATCTCGCTGATGTTCGATCTTGGCGGTCCCGCCGAAGAACAGGGTGTGGCCGAGCTCAGCGATGACGCGCAGGTCTGCAACTGCAACGGCGTCAGCAAGAAATCCCTGGTGGACGTGGTCAGGGGCGGGTGCAACACCGTGGCCGGAGCCATGGACGCCACCCGTGCAGGCAAGGGCTGCGGTTCCTGCAAGCTGCTGGTGAAGCAGGTGGTGGAATGGGCCGCGGACGGTTCGGTGGAGGAGGACCCGGCCGCCAGCTACTACGTCCCGGGCATCCCGCTGGACAAAGCTTCGCTGATGGCGGCCATCCGCAAGCAGGGCCTCCGCTCTGTGTCCGCCGTGTTTGCCGCGCTGGCGCCCGGCAGCGCGGAGGATGCCAAATCCAAGATGGGCCTCGCGTCCCTGATGAAGATGATGCTCGCGGACCAGTACATCGACGAGCGGGACGCCCGGTTCATCAACGACCGCGTCCACGCCAACATCCAGCGGGACGGCACGTTCTCCGTGGTTCCCCAGATGAAGGGCGGCGTGACGTCGGTCCAGCAGCTGCGCCGGATTGCCGACGTCGCCGAAAAGCACAACATCCCCCTGATCAAGCTGACGGGAGGGCAGCGCATCGACCTGCTGGGTGTGCCCAAGGAGGACCTGCCGCAGGTGTGGGCTGACCTGGACATGCCCTCCGGCTACGCGTACGGGAAGAGCTTCCGCACCGTCAAGACCTGCGTGGGCAAGGACTTTTGCCGCTACGGCACCGGCGATTCCACCAAGCTGGGGATCGAGATCGAGTCGCAGTTCCAGGGGATCGAGGCGCCGGCCAAACTGAAGCTGGCCGTCTCGGGCTGCCCGCGGAACTGCGCCGAGTCGCTGGTCAAGGACGTTGGCGTGGTGGCAGTGGAGGGCGGCCGCTGGGAAATCTACGTCGGGGGAGCGGCCGGCGCCCACATCCGCAAGGGCGACCTGCTGGCCTCCGTTGATGACCCCGAGAAGGTGAAGGTGCTGACGGGCCGGTTCATGCAGTACTACCGGGAAAACGCCAACTGGCTGGAGCGCACCTACTCCTTCGTGCCCCGGGTGGGCATCGACCATATCCGCGCCGTGGTGGTGGACGACGCGCAGGGCCTCGCGGCGGGGCTTGACGCGGCCATGCAGGCCTCCGTGGACAGCTACGTGGACCCGTGGACCGAACGCGACGATCCGCTCACGCCGGGGCAGTTCCGCACCTCCCTGCCGCTCACGGTGCTGCCCCAGGTGCCGGTCCGATGA
- a CDS encoding molybdopterin oxidoreductase has protein sequence MITKNLFLQGVFPFEGAGLEKPVPIHRELAHFVPDGIINQTLYFRGGNSTSELITAVLMRDGAPMRYFPIGAKSDVHVPLRVVEDIEGGSVIEVFLLAADGVTGYVVIDLGMVEH, from the coding sequence GTGATCACCAAGAACCTCTTCCTGCAGGGCGTCTTCCCCTTCGAGGGTGCCGGACTTGAAAAGCCCGTTCCCATCCACCGGGAGCTCGCGCACTTCGTTCCGGACGGAATCATCAACCAGACCCTCTACTTCCGCGGCGGCAACTCCACCTCCGAGCTGATCACCGCGGTCCTGATGCGCGACGGCGCGCCCATGCGGTATTTCCCCATCGGCGCCAAGAGCGACGTCCACGTGCCGCTCCGCGTGGTGGAGGACATCGAAGGCGGCTCGGTGATCGAAGTGTTCCTCCTGGCGGCCGACGGCGTCACGGGCTACGTGGTCATCGACCTGGGCATGGTGGAACACTGA
- a CDS encoding ABC-F family ATP-binding cassette domain-containing protein, protein MTEHLSLTGVTHGYGDRRLFTAVDLVIGAGEHVAVVGENGAGKSTLLRILAGLENPNEGTAACHGRVGYLAQTTGLPASFTVGNAIDDALASLRGLEAELDSLEAGLADADEEQLERYGNLQTQYQLREGYAAESRVEAALDRLGLGGLDRRRTLGSLSGGEQHRVALACVLADPADILLLDEPTNHLDASGTAWLEARLAAHRGTVVVVSHDRALLRKVAVSVIEVDAERCAVNRYGNGYEGYLREKAAERERWVQQYRTWLDAMAAERLQADTVAGKMGYARRRDGDKMGFDFKAGTWQQAASSKVRNAQERLRRLEANPVDRPPVPLKLAVDLQPETGGGADSGVAGASGAAAGPALEARGVVVHGRLERTDFRVEAGRKILITGPNGAGKSTLLSVLAGTLEPDAGTVARRGRIGYLQQELEPPIRPGQRLLPAFVAGLGGNIDEHAEALLRLGLFRTTEFHVPVGSLSAGQQRRLALARLLLGGFGTMLVDEPTNHLAPVLVEQLEAALSEFGGTLIMVSHDRALGEWFDKCAAREAAAGSPAGSWLRYTMRDGALQ, encoded by the coding sequence GTGACTGAACACCTTTCCCTGACCGGCGTCACCCATGGCTACGGTGACCGGCGGCTCTTCACTGCGGTTGACCTCGTCATCGGTGCCGGTGAACATGTGGCCGTCGTCGGTGAAAACGGGGCCGGAAAATCAACTTTGCTCCGGATCCTCGCCGGGCTCGAGAACCCCAACGAAGGCACTGCCGCGTGCCACGGGCGCGTCGGCTACCTGGCGCAGACCACCGGCCTGCCGGCGTCGTTCACGGTGGGCAACGCGATCGACGACGCCCTGGCGTCGCTGCGCGGACTCGAGGCAGAGCTGGACTCCTTGGAAGCGGGCCTGGCAGACGCCGACGAGGAGCAGCTGGAGCGCTACGGCAACCTGCAGACCCAGTACCAGCTGCGGGAAGGGTACGCCGCGGAGTCGCGCGTGGAGGCAGCCCTGGACCGCCTGGGCCTCGGCGGGCTGGACCGGCGGCGGACGCTGGGGTCGCTCTCGGGCGGGGAACAGCACCGGGTTGCGCTGGCCTGCGTGCTGGCTGATCCGGCGGACATCCTCCTGCTGGACGAGCCCACCAACCACCTGGACGCCAGCGGAACGGCCTGGCTCGAGGCGCGGCTGGCCGCCCACCGGGGAACCGTCGTCGTGGTTTCCCATGACCGGGCGCTGCTGCGCAAAGTGGCCGTTTCCGTCATCGAAGTGGACGCCGAACGGTGCGCCGTCAACCGGTACGGCAACGGCTACGAGGGGTATCTGCGGGAGAAGGCGGCCGAGCGTGAACGCTGGGTGCAGCAGTACCGCACCTGGCTGGACGCGATGGCGGCCGAACGCCTGCAGGCGGACACCGTGGCCGGGAAGATGGGTTACGCCCGGAGGCGCGACGGCGACAAGATGGGCTTCGACTTCAAGGCCGGCACCTGGCAGCAGGCTGCCAGCAGCAAGGTCCGCAACGCCCAGGAGCGGCTGCGCAGGCTCGAAGCCAACCCCGTGGACCGTCCGCCGGTTCCGTTGAAACTGGCGGTGGACCTGCAGCCGGAGACCGGTGGGGGCGCGGACTCCGGTGTCGCCGGCGCGTCCGGTGCGGCCGCTGGACCGGCCCTGGAGGCACGCGGTGTGGTGGTTCACGGGCGGCTGGAACGGACGGACTTCCGGGTGGAGGCCGGCCGGAAGATCCTGATCACGGGTCCCAACGGCGCTGGTAAATCCACCCTTCTGTCCGTCCTTGCCGGCACGCTGGAACCGGACGCGGGGACCGTGGCGCGGCGCGGCCGGATCGGCTATTTGCAGCAGGAACTGGAACCGCCTATCCGTCCGGGGCAGCGGCTGCTGCCCGCTTTCGTGGCCGGACTGGGCGGGAACATCGACGAGCACGCGGAGGCCCTGCTGCGGCTGGGCCTTTTCCGCACCACCGAATTCCATGTGCCCGTGGGCAGCCTTTCCGCCGGACAGCAGCGCAGGCTGGCCCTCGCCCGGCTCCTGCTGGGCGGCTTCGGGACGATGCTCGTGGACGAACCCACCAACCACCTGGCACCCGTGCTGGTGGAACAGCTGGAAGCGGCCCTCTCGGAATTCGGCGGGACGCTGATCATGGTGAGCCACGACCGCGCGCTGGGGGAGTGGTTCGATAAATGCGCCGCGCGTGAGGCCGCCGCCGGAAGCCCGGCCGGGAGCTGGCTGCGGTACACCATGCGGGACGGCGCACTGCAGTAG
- a CDS encoding metal ABC transporter permease, which produces MDLIDILLEPLSYDFMVRAIITTALAAIVCAVLSCWLVLIGWSLMGDAVSHAVLPGVVLAYIVGAPFALGALVFALIAVTLIGVVRNTSRVKEDAAIGIVFTSLFALGLVLISVTPSQTDLNHIIFGNLLGVSDSDMIQVLVLGVVAFAILILKRRDLTLYAFDPTHAHAIGLSPKRLGALLLGLLALTSVVALQTVGVVLVVAMLIIPGATAYLLTDRFSRMLVIAPVISAACSIAGIYLSYYLDTASGAMVVLTQGAIFAVVYLFSPRQGLIGTRLAKARRRKAAALAV; this is translated from the coding sequence ATGGACCTCATTGACATCCTGCTGGAACCGTTGAGCTACGACTTCATGGTGCGCGCCATCATCACCACAGCGCTTGCCGCCATTGTCTGCGCCGTGCTGAGCTGCTGGCTGGTGCTGATCGGCTGGTCGCTCATGGGCGACGCCGTCTCCCACGCCGTGCTGCCCGGCGTCGTGCTGGCCTATATCGTGGGCGCACCGTTTGCCCTGGGCGCGCTGGTGTTCGCGCTGATCGCCGTCACCCTGATCGGGGTGGTCCGGAACACCAGCCGGGTCAAGGAGGACGCGGCGATCGGCATTGTGTTCACCTCGCTGTTCGCCCTGGGCCTGGTGCTGATCTCCGTCACGCCCAGCCAGACCGACCTCAACCACATTATTTTCGGCAACCTGCTGGGCGTCAGCGATTCGGACATGATCCAGGTGCTGGTGCTGGGAGTGGTGGCGTTCGCCATCCTGATCCTCAAACGCCGGGACCTCACCCTGTACGCCTTCGACCCCACGCACGCCCACGCCATCGGCCTGTCCCCGAAGCGGCTGGGAGCGCTGCTGCTGGGACTCCTGGCGCTGACCTCCGTGGTGGCGCTGCAGACCGTCGGCGTGGTGCTGGTGGTGGCCATGCTGATCATCCCCGGCGCCACCGCCTACCTGCTGACGGACCGGTTCTCCCGCATGCTGGTGATCGCCCCGGTCATTTCGGCGGCCTGCTCGATCGCCGGCATCTACCTCAGCTACTACCTGGACACCGCCTCCGGTGCCATGGTGGTGCTCACCCAAGGTGCCATTTTCGCCGTCGTCTATCTGTTCAGCCCCCGCCAGGGGCTGATCGGCACGCGGCTGGCGAAGGCGCGGCGCAGGAAGGCAGCGGCCCTCGCCGTCTGA
- a CDS encoding metal ABC transporter ATP-binding protein, producing the protein MSTPAILVENVTVHYGEVLALEAASLTLDTARICGLIGMNGSGKSTLFKVIMGMIKPDAGRVLINGASPAKARREGGIGYVPQSEEVDWQFPLSVRDVVMMGRYGHQGFTRRPSKEDRAAVDLALDRVELSEFANRQIGQLSGGQKKRAFVARGIAQGATMMLLDEPFAGVDKRSEATITRLLRELASDGCTILISTHDLHALPQLCDEAVLLMRKVLMHGPPEVVLQPEYLAMAFGLDVLNRELPDPERPAGELPAADLPGRDLPDRDLSRHQGRS; encoded by the coding sequence GTGAGCACCCCGGCCATCCTCGTTGAAAACGTCACCGTCCACTACGGCGAGGTCCTGGCGCTGGAGGCCGCGTCGCTGACCCTGGACACTGCCCGGATCTGCGGCCTGATCGGCATGAACGGTTCCGGCAAATCCACGCTGTTCAAGGTGATCATGGGAATGATCAAGCCCGACGCCGGCCGCGTCCTCATCAACGGGGCCTCACCTGCCAAGGCACGCCGGGAAGGCGGAATCGGTTACGTCCCGCAAAGCGAGGAAGTGGACTGGCAGTTCCCGCTGTCCGTCCGCGACGTGGTGATGATGGGCCGCTACGGGCACCAGGGTTTCACCCGCCGCCCCTCCAAGGAAGACCGCGCCGCCGTCGACCTCGCACTGGACCGGGTGGAACTCTCCGAGTTCGCGAACCGGCAGATCGGCCAGCTGTCCGGCGGCCAGAAGAAGCGGGCGTTCGTGGCCCGGGGCATCGCCCAGGGCGCCACCATGATGCTCTTGGACGAGCCGTTCGCCGGAGTGGACAAGCGCTCCGAAGCCACCATCACGCGGCTGCTGCGGGAGCTCGCTTCGGACGGCTGCACCATCCTCATTTCCACGCACGACCTCCACGCCCTGCCGCAGCTGTGCGACGAAGCGGTGCTCCTGATGCGCAAGGTCCTCATGCACGGCCCGCCGGAGGTTGTCCTGCAGCCCGAATACCTGGCCATGGCCTTCGGCCTGGACGTCCTTAACCGTGAGCTGCCGGACCCCGAGCGTCCGGCAGGTGAGCTTCCGGCTGCCGACCTTCCGGGCAGGGACCTTCCGGACCGGGACCTGTCCCGGCACCAGGGCAGGAGCTAG
- a CDS encoding metal ABC transporter substrate-binding protein — protein MPKFLFRCAKVVRRTGVLRSAGAAVAAAVLCLSLTACGGNAPGQGPGDEKPVVLTTFTVLADVAQNVAGDKLQVESITKAGAEIHGYEPTPGDIRKASKADLILDNGLNLEAWFAQFVEGLDVPHAVVSEGVEVMSISEDSYQGKPNPHAWMSPVNVQIYVDNMVKAFSKLDPDNASVFEANGAAYKAKLQAVKDEMVQKLATVPETQRALVTCEGAFSYLARDAGLREVYIWAVNAEQQATPQQIARAIEFVKANKVPAVFCESTVSDAPMRQVVGATGAAFGGVLYVDSLSESDGPVPTYLDLIRHDSKIITEALAGASAGAAS, from the coding sequence ATGCCTAAATTTCTGTTTCGGTGCGCCAAAGTAGTCCGCCGAACCGGGGTCCTCCGCTCTGCCGGAGCCGCCGTCGCCGCCGCTGTCCTCTGCCTGTCCCTCACCGCGTGCGGGGGCAATGCACCCGGCCAGGGGCCCGGCGATGAAAAGCCCGTGGTGCTGACCACCTTCACCGTCCTGGCCGACGTCGCGCAGAACGTGGCCGGCGACAAGCTGCAGGTCGAGTCCATCACCAAGGCCGGTGCCGAAATCCACGGCTACGAGCCCACCCCCGGGGACATCCGCAAGGCGTCCAAGGCGGACCTGATCCTGGACAACGGGCTGAACCTGGAAGCCTGGTTCGCGCAGTTCGTCGAGGGCCTGGATGTTCCGCACGCCGTGGTGAGCGAAGGCGTTGAGGTGATGTCCATCAGCGAGGACTCCTACCAGGGCAAGCCGAACCCGCACGCATGGATGTCCCCGGTCAACGTGCAGATCTACGTGGACAACATGGTGAAGGCGTTCTCGAAGCTCGATCCTGACAACGCCTCCGTCTTCGAGGCGAACGGGGCGGCCTACAAAGCCAAACTGCAGGCCGTGAAGGATGAGATGGTGCAGAAGCTCGCCACCGTTCCGGAAACGCAGCGTGCCCTGGTGACCTGCGAAGGTGCCTTCTCCTACCTGGCGCGCGACGCCGGCCTCCGGGAGGTCTACATCTGGGCCGTCAACGCGGAGCAGCAGGCCACGCCGCAACAGATCGCCCGGGCCATCGAGTTCGTCAAGGCCAACAAGGTCCCGGCCGTCTTCTGCGAGTCCACGGTGTCCGACGCCCCCATGCGCCAGGTGGTGGGAGCCACGGGGGCAGCATTCGGCGGCGTGCTCTACGTGGATTCGCTGTCCGAGTCGGACGGTCCCGTGCCCACCTACCTGGACCTCATCCGGCACGACTCCAAAATCATCACCGAAGCCCTGGCCGGCGCCTCGGCGGGGGCGGCATCGTGA
- a CDS encoding CPBP family intramembrane glutamic endopeptidase translates to MGTAVRNSPAPQPELYRFSALDYTTVGLYVAVAALFAVAGPLLQPLLLQLSPDPTVAVYSVNLLFYGGVGILAVTAARRVAARDLRVLATRPWFTLIMIPVAVVAMLILTAILVAITGAVQNSANQANVQALVQQVSPWLIVPLLVIVGPFVEEYIFRHLLIGKLSRRVNIWVCCVLSTVLFAALHIVGQETLTLPVLMPYLAMGATLVFVYVWTGKNLMFSYFVHAAKNLLAVVFIYAIPPELMDQLQQVQP, encoded by the coding sequence ATGGGAACAGCTGTCCGCAATTCCCCGGCGCCACAGCCGGAGCTCTACCGATTTTCTGCGCTCGACTACACCACCGTGGGGCTTTACGTGGCCGTCGCGGCACTCTTTGCCGTGGCAGGCCCGCTGCTGCAACCATTGCTGCTGCAGCTGTCCCCGGACCCCACCGTTGCCGTGTACTCGGTCAACCTGCTGTTCTACGGCGGCGTAGGCATCCTTGCCGTCACCGCCGCCCGCCGCGTGGCCGCCCGCGACCTCCGCGTCCTGGCCACCAGGCCATGGTTCACGCTGATCATGATTCCGGTCGCGGTGGTGGCCATGCTGATCCTGACGGCCATCCTGGTGGCCATCACCGGAGCCGTGCAGAACTCCGCCAACCAGGCCAACGTGCAGGCACTCGTCCAGCAGGTGTCGCCGTGGCTGATCGTGCCCCTGCTGGTCATCGTGGGCCCGTTTGTGGAGGAATACATCTTCCGGCACCTGCTGATCGGCAAGCTGAGCCGGCGGGTCAACATCTGGGTGTGCTGCGTGCTGTCCACCGTGCTGTTCGCGGCGCTGCACATTGTGGGCCAGGAAACCCTGACCCTGCCCGTGCTGATGCCGTACCTGGCCATGGGCGCCACCCTGGTGTTCGTGTACGTGTGGACCGGCAAGAACCTGATGTTCTCCTACTTCGTCCACGCCGCGAAGAACCTGCTGGCCGTGGTGTTCATCTACGCCATTCCGCCCGAACTGATGGACCAGCTGCAGCAGGTCCAGCCCTAG
- a CDS encoding VOC family protein, translating to MGLNIQIVIDCKNPHELADWWAETLDWAVEPQDEGFIRSMIDQGYATEAETKTHHGKLVWATGAAIRPAEEIDAKAPERRLLFQTAPEGKTVKNRVHWDVRIGDRDKDQVRKELEARGATFLWTANQGPHEWHTMADPEGNEFCIS from the coding sequence ATGGGACTCAACATTCAGATCGTCATCGACTGCAAGAACCCGCACGAACTCGCCGACTGGTGGGCGGAAACCCTGGACTGGGCCGTGGAGCCGCAGGACGAAGGATTCATCCGGTCCATGATCGACCAGGGGTACGCCACCGAAGCCGAAACCAAAACCCACCACGGCAAGCTCGTCTGGGCCACCGGCGCAGCAATCCGGCCGGCGGAGGAGATCGATGCCAAGGCGCCGGAGCGGCGGCTGCTGTTCCAGACCGCGCCGGAGGGTAAGACCGTCAAGAACCGGGTGCACTGGGACGTACGAATTGGCGACCGGGACAAGGATCAGGTGCGCAAAGAGCTCGAAGCACGGGGCGCAACGTTCCTGTGGACGGCCAACCAGGGCCCCCACGAATGGCACACCATGGCGGACCCGGAGGGCAACGAGTTCTGCATCAGCTGA
- a CDS encoding 1,4-dihydroxy-2-naphthoyl-CoA synthase: MSNVFPAKVSDVFDPSRWRTVAGFDDFQDMTYHRQVERDSDGAVLRDLPTVRIAFNRPEVRNAFRPGTVDELYRAMDHARMTPNVATVLLTGNGPSAKDGGHSFCSGGDQRIRGRDGYRYVVQNTADGETKETIDPARAGRLHILEVQRLMRTMPKVVIAVVNGWAAGGGHSLHVVSDLTIASRQYGKFKQTDATVGSFDAGYGSALLARQIGQKAAREIFFLAREYSAEDMVRMGAVNEAVDHERLEEVALEYAADIARQSPQAIRMLKFAFNLADDGLAGQQVFAGEATRLAYMTDEAVEGKEAFLEKRDPDWSQFPYYF, translated from the coding sequence GTGAGCAACGTATTCCCAGCCAAGGTATCCGACGTCTTTGACCCCTCCCGGTGGCGCACCGTGGCCGGCTTCGACGACTTCCAGGACATGACGTACCACCGGCAGGTGGAGCGGGATTCGGACGGCGCCGTGCTGCGGGACCTGCCCACGGTCCGCATCGCCTTCAACCGCCCGGAGGTCCGCAACGCGTTCCGTCCCGGCACCGTGGACGAGCTCTACCGCGCCATGGACCACGCCCGAATGACCCCCAACGTGGCCACCGTGCTGCTCACCGGCAACGGGCCATCGGCCAAGGACGGCGGGCACTCCTTCTGCTCCGGCGGGGACCAGCGGATCCGCGGCCGCGACGGGTATCGGTACGTAGTACAGAACACAGCCGACGGCGAGACCAAGGAAACCATCGACCCCGCCCGCGCCGGCCGGCTGCACATCCTGGAAGTCCAGCGGCTCATGCGCACCATGCCCAAGGTGGTCATCGCCGTCGTGAACGGCTGGGCCGCCGGCGGCGGGCACTCGCTGCACGTGGTCTCGGACCTCACCATCGCCTCACGCCAGTACGGCAAGTTCAAGCAGACGGACGCCACCGTGGGAAGTTTCGACGCCGGATACGGCTCCGCGCTGCTGGCCCGCCAGATCGGCCAGAAGGCCGCCCGCGAGATCTTCTTCCTGGCCCGCGAATACTCGGCCGAGGACATGGTCCGCATGGGTGCCGTGAACGAGGCCGTGGACCACGAACGGCTCGAGGAAGTCGCCCTGGAGTACGCGGCGGACATCGCCCGGCAGTCGCCCCAGGCCATCCGCATGCTCAAGTTCGCGTTCAACCTGGCCGACGACGGCCTGGCCGGGCAGCAGGTCTTCGCCGGCGAAGCCACCCGGCTGGCGTACATGACGGACGAGGCCGTGGAGGGCAAGGAAGCCTTCCTCGAGAAACGCGACCCCGACTGGTCCCAGTTCCCGTACTACTTCTAA
- a CDS encoding AMP-binding protein yields the protein MTSQPSATSQPPNIEPALKALADALHGEGPAVELSAGPDGNVVVSAVETPGFEDAAVVVRTSGSTGAPKATVLTVDALAASSVATAFALKGEGQWLLALPLQYVAGVQVLVRSLFAGTRPWAMDLSGGFTPEAFTAAALELTDKIRFTSLVPTQLQRLLDSPSAETLAVLRRFNGILLGGGPASPELLAAARDAGARVITTYGSAETCGGCVYDGFPLEDVLARVDGDGRILLGGPTLAAGYLDEPRLTADAFFEEDGVRWYRTSDLGSIDATGKLTVLGRADDVIITGGVKVSATHVQAELEKLDGVLAAFVAGVPSEEWGQAVAAYVAVADSSPAGLEGFTARRHDALGALAPKTVLAAGELMMLPNGKPDRLGMTVRLDALHQGK from the coding sequence GTGACCTCCCAGCCCTCCGCGACTTCCCAGCCCCCGAACATCGAGCCTGCCCTGAAGGCGCTGGCGGACGCCCTCCACGGTGAGGGTCCCGCCGTCGAACTTTCCGCCGGCCCCGACGGGAACGTTGTGGTCTCCGCCGTGGAAACGCCGGGGTTCGAGGATGCTGCCGTGGTGGTGCGCACGTCCGGTTCCACGGGTGCGCCCAAGGCGACGGTCCTCACGGTTGACGCCCTGGCGGCGTCCTCCGTGGCCACCGCCTTCGCGCTCAAGGGCGAGGGCCAGTGGCTGCTCGCCCTCCCCCTGCAGTACGTGGCCGGGGTGCAGGTCCTGGTGCGCTCCCTGTTCGCCGGCACCCGGCCGTGGGCCATGGACCTGTCCGGCGGCTTCACGCCGGAGGCCTTCACCGCGGCCGCCCTGGAGCTCACGGACAAGATCCGCTTCACCTCGCTGGTGCCCACCCAGCTGCAGCGGCTGCTGGACTCGCCGTCGGCGGAGACGCTTGCCGTGCTCCGCCGGTTCAACGGCATCCTGCTCGGCGGCGGCCCCGCCTCGCCCGAACTGCTGGCCGCGGCCCGCGACGCCGGCGCACGCGTGATCACCACGTACGGCTCAGCCGAGACCTGCGGCGGCTGCGTGTACGACGGTTTCCCGCTCGAGGACGTGCTGGCCCGTGTGGACGGGGACGGCAGGATCCTGCTGGGCGGACCCACCCTGGCGGCCGGCTACCTCGACGAGCCCCGACTCACTGCCGACGCCTTCTTCGAGGAGGACGGCGTGCGCTGGTACCGCACCAGCGACCTCGGCTCCATCGACGCCACCGGGAAGCTCACCGTCCTGGGCCGGGCCGACGACGTCATCATCACCGGAGGCGTAAAGGTTTCGGCCACGCACGTGCAGGCCGAGCTGGAAAAGCTCGACGGCGTGCTGGCGGCTTTTGTGGCCGGCGTCCCGTCCGAGGAATGGGGCCAGGCCGTGGCAGCCTACGTTGCCGTGGCGGACAGCTCCCCTGCCGGCCTCGAAGGCTTCACCGCGCGCCGGCACGATGCTTTGGGTGCCCTGGCGCCTAAAACCGTCCTCGCGGCCGGCGAACTGATGATGCTTCCCAACGGCAAACCCGACAGGCTGGGCATGACTGTTCGGCTGGACGCCCTGCATCAGGGAAAATAG